In one window of Cyanobacterium stanieri LEGE 03274 DNA:
- a CDS encoding glycosyltransferase family 2 protein produces MSSLSISVVICTYNREAYLKDALNSLLNQDLEDYEIVVVDNASTDNTATIVKELLGDNPQLKYVYEPTLGLSVARNTGVKSTTGDIVAYLDDDAIAPPQWLKTLLRVFENDDQVAIAGGKVDLILPEGFSELPSWLSDDMAIALGFYDLGDEVKQIDDAGLTPRGLNYSFRRSFWQEVGGFDVKFDRVGKNLLSNGDLVFTETAIRRGKKVLYIPAAKVGHNVQPERLTKAWFLRRSWWQGVSEFYRAKDKNIKKSQQFFKAWERIARGIYKSFKYYQNPAVRFENVLYAYGQFGYLKHLITK; encoded by the coding sequence ATGAGTTCTCTTTCTATTAGTGTGGTTATTTGTACTTATAACCGAGAAGCCTATTTAAAAGATGCTTTGAATAGCTTATTAAATCAAGATCTTGAAGATTATGAAATAGTGGTGGTGGATAATGCTTCCACTGATAATACGGCTACCATTGTTAAAGAATTGTTGGGGGATAATCCTCAGTTAAAGTATGTTTATGAACCTACATTGGGATTGTCGGTGGCTAGAAATACTGGGGTAAAATCTACCACTGGTGATATTGTGGCATATTTGGATGACGATGCGATCGCCCCTCCTCAATGGCTTAAAACTCTCTTAAGGGTGTTTGAAAATGATGATCAAGTTGCGATCGCTGGGGGTAAAGTAGATTTAATCTTACCGGAAGGATTTTCGGAGTTACCATCATGGTTATCGGATGATATGGCCATAGCGTTGGGGTTTTATGATTTGGGAGATGAGGTTAAACAAATTGATGATGCGGGTTTGACTCCACGGGGTTTAAACTATTCTTTCCGTCGTAGTTTTTGGCAGGAAGTGGGGGGGTTTGATGTTAAGTTTGATCGGGTAGGGAAGAATTTATTATCTAATGGAGATCTTGTTTTTACTGAGACGGCCATCAGACGTGGGAAAAAGGTGCTATATATCCCCGCTGCGAAGGTTGGGCATAATGTGCAACCGGAAAGATTAACTAAGGCTTGGTTTTTGCGTCGTAGTTGGTGGCAAGGGGTGAGCGAATTTTATCGAGCCAAGGATAAAAATATTAAAAAGTCACAACAATTTTTCAAGGCTTGGGAAAGGATTGCTAGGGGAATATATAAGAGTTTTAAATATTATCAAAATCCTGCGGTACGTTTTGAAAATGTTCTTTACGCTTACGGGCAGTTCGGTTATTTAAAGCATCTCATCACAAAATAA
- a CDS encoding family 10 glycosylhydrolase gives MVKVFLSRCHELLSMKKYRWLVVTVALISMVCHMVFSTPVMGANDAYCRFNQNEINLKTELRNRAFTSNNSQTMREYQEVVQRHSQMLRDCRNRNWLKEQGIWLRIYPCDVLDGSIEKVLDRIVDLGYNTVYLEVFFDGRVLLPKNGNNTVWRSVVEQPGYENRDLYAETLQKGRSRGLKMYAWLFSLNYGYSYSVRGDRTDVLALNGKGENSIGYVDDGSQTFVDPYHPVARQDYQRLLQAVLQRRPDGVLFDYIRYPRGAGTYSVASKVKDLWIYGSASRQALLARALNNQGRWILQRYVDQGFINGGDLEQMRELYPNETMPLWQGRNPNSANNLSALQLDLWYFTVAHAAQGVIEFLNFAVNQVRQMGIPAGAVFFPEGNQPVGEIGFDSRVQPWDNFPHSLPEFHPMSYALCGSASCIAQQVQTVADEIPNVSNVKPVLAGFWGRSEGQRPSLEVQMEGIRQANRGIISISHFAYSWLEPEHTRERRRSCNF, from the coding sequence ATGGTGAAAGTTTTTCTTTCCCGTTGTCATGAACTATTGAGTATGAAAAAGTATCGTTGGTTAGTAGTTACTGTTGCCTTGATTTCCATGGTTTGTCACATGGTTTTTTCTACCCCTGTCATGGGTGCGAATGATGCTTATTGTCGATTTAATCAAAATGAAATTAACCTCAAGACTGAGTTGAGGAATCGTGCCTTTACAAGCAACAATAGTCAGACAATGAGAGAATATCAAGAAGTTGTTCAAAGACATTCACAAATGTTGCGCGATTGTCGTAATCGTAATTGGTTGAAGGAGCAAGGAATTTGGTTGCGGATTTACCCCTGTGATGTGTTAGATGGTTCTATTGAAAAGGTGTTGGATCGTATTGTGGATTTGGGTTATAACACTGTTTATCTGGAGGTTTTTTTTGATGGTCGGGTATTGTTGCCCAAAAATGGTAATAATACGGTGTGGAGAAGTGTGGTAGAGCAACCGGGTTATGAAAATCGAGATTTATATGCGGAAACTTTGCAAAAGGGGCGATCGCGCGGTTTAAAAATGTATGCTTGGTTATTTTCCCTCAATTATGGTTATTCTTATAGTGTTAGGGGCGATCGCACTGATGTTTTAGCGTTAAATGGTAAAGGGGAAAATAGTATTGGTTATGTGGATGATGGCTCTCAAACCTTCGTAGATCCTTATCATCCCGTGGCTAGACAAGATTATCAACGTTTACTCCAAGCGGTGCTACAACGTCGCCCTGATGGGGTTTTGTTTGATTATATTCGCTACCCTAGGGGAGCGGGAACTTATTCTGTGGCTTCTAAGGTAAAGGATTTATGGATTTATGGCAGTGCATCCCGTCAAGCACTTTTAGCAAGGGCGTTAAATAATCAGGGTAGGTGGATTTTACAAAGATACGTTGATCAAGGGTTTATTAATGGTGGTGATTTAGAACAAATGCGAGAGCTTTACCCCAATGAAACTATGCCCCTCTGGCAAGGAAGAAACCCCAATTCTGCCAATAATTTATCGGCTTTGCAATTGGATTTATGGTATTTTACCGTTGCCCATGCGGCCCAAGGGGTAATTGAGTTTCTTAATTTTGCGGTAAATCAGGTACGGCAAATGGGCATTCCCGCCGGGGCAGTATTTTTCCCAGAAGGTAATCAACCCGTGGGGGAAATTGGTTTTGATTCTCGGGTACAACCTTGGGATAATTTTCCCCATAGTTTACCAGAATTTCATCCTATGTCCTATGCGCTTTGTGGCAGTGCTAGTTGTATTGCTCAACAGGTGCAAACGGTGGCCGATGAGATTCCCAATGTTAGTAATGTTAAACCTGTTTTAGCTGGTTTTTGGGGCAGAAGTGAGGGGCAACGTCCTTCCCTTGAGGTTCAAATGGAGGGCATTAGACAGGCTAACAGGGGTATTATTTCTATTAGTCATTTTGCCTATTCTTGGCTTGAACCTGAGCATACCAGAGAGCGTCGCCGTAGTTGTAATTTTTAG